In the Candidatus Polarisedimenticolia bacterium genome, CCGGGCGGCGCGATCGGGGGGAAACCTGTACGCGCCGGTCGAGATGCAGGGAAAAGCGAGGCTCCGGGCGCCCACGGACAGGGCGAGGTCGAGGCTGTTGCGGTAGACGTCGCGGAGGAGCCCGTCCTCACCCCGGTCCCCGCCCTGCCAGACGGGGCCCACGGCATGGATGACGTGGCGCGCCCGTAGGCGCCCGGCTCCCGTGACGACCGCCTGCCCGGGCGGGCAGGAACCGATGCGGGCGACGATGGCCCGGCACTCCTCGAGAATCCCGGGACCACCGGCACGGTGGATGGCCCCGTCCACGCCGCCACCAACGAGGAGCCCCGGATTGGCCGCGTTGACGATGGCATCCGTATCCTGGAGAGTGAGGTCCCCCTGGACCAGGACGAGCCTCGTCCTGCCGATGATCGTCTCCGTCATGCTCTTGCCCGGATCGGCTCTTACCCGCGGATCAGCGTCCGGCTCTGCTCGCGCATGAACTGGGCGACGTAGTACGGTCCGCCCGAGGACTTGCCCGACGAGCCGCTCCCCTTCCAGCCCCCGAACGGGTTGATGCCGGGCCACGCGCCGGTCGTGGCCCCGGCGCGGCGGTTGACGTAGACCACGCCCGCCTCGATGCGATCCAGGAACTTCCTGATCTCCTTGTCGTCGGTCGAGAACAGTCCGGCGGTGAGACCGTAGTCGCTCCGGTTCGACAGTTCGAGCGCCTCGTCGAGCGTGCCGAACTCCCACAGGCAGGTGATCGGCAGGAACATCTCATCGTGCACGAGCCGGTGGTCCTTGGGCAGGCCGCCGATGATCGTCGGCCGGACGAAGAAGCCGTGGTCGTACGGCTCGCCCCGGAGCGTCTCGCCGCCGGCCAGGATCCGGCCGTCCTGCCGGCCCATCTCGACGAACTTCAGGTACTTGTCGCGGGCCGCCCCGTTGATCACCGGCCCGAGCCAGTTCTCCTTCTTCACCGGATCCCCGATGGCGATCGTCTTCGTCTTCTCCACCAGCATCTCGGTGAACGCCTTGGCCACCGACTTGTGCACGTAGATGCGCGAGCAGGCGCTGCATTTCTGCCCCTGCAGGCCGAAGGCGGATTTCAGGACGCCGTCGCTTGCCGCGTCGAGGTCGGCCGAGGCGCAGACGATCGCCGGGTTCTTGCCGCCCATCTCGGCGATGCACGGCTTGGGGTAGGCGCGCGCGAACTTGCGGTAGGTCTCGAAGCCGACCTCGCGCGAGCCGGTGAACAGGATGCCGTCCACGTCGCGGTTGGTGACCAGCTCCTCCCCCACGCTTCCTCCGGGTCCGGTGACGAAGTTGAACACCCCCGTCGGCAGGCCCGCCTCGCGGTAGCACTCGGCCAGCGCCAGCCCGGTCAGGGGCGTATCGCTCGCCGGCTTGAAGACCACCGTGTTGCCTCCCAGAAGGGCGCCCGCGCTCGGCCCGCCCGAGAGGGCCATGGGGAAATTGAACGGCGAGATGATGACCCAGACGCCGTACGGCCGCAGGACGTCCCGGTTGTCCTCCTTCTCCGACAACCGCTCCATGGGAAGCTCGAACCCCTGGTGCCGCTCGACCTGGTCGCAGTAGTAGGTCATCAGGTCGACGGTCTCCTGCGCGTCCCCCATCGCCTCCAGGCGGTTCTTGCCGACCTCCATGCCCATCAGGGCGGCGATGTCGAAGCGTCGTTTCTCGATGACGGCCGCCGCCTTGCGGATGAGCTCGACCCGCTCGCGCCACGGCAGGTCCCTCCAGACGCTCTCGTAGGCCTTGCGCGCCGCGACGATCGCCGTCTGCGCGTCGGCGCGGGTGCCGGACGCGAAGTGCCCCAGGACCACGCGGGTGTCGCTCGGGCTCGTGTCGGCGAACGTCTCCTTGGAGGGGATCTCCTTGGCTCCGATGAAGTGGCCGTGGGTCTTCCCCAGGGTCGCCTTGACCCGCTCGACCGCCTCGTCGTACGCCTTGTTGAACTCGGGGGTCTGGCCCGCCGCGAGGGTGGCGTAGGTCACCCTGGGGCCGGCCGCTTTCGTGTCAGCCATCGTCGGATACCTCCTCACCGGTTGGGCGAGATTGTAGCGCATCAGGGCACCAGGAGGGATCGGGCGGCCTCCTTCGTGCCGGGGTCGGTCTCGGCGTCGACGTACGCCTGGATCACCTGGCGCGCCGTCTGGCCGGCGATGGCCACGACCGATCGAGCCGCCGCGAGCCGCACGCCGGAGACAGGATCCTGAAGCGCCGCGCGCAGGGCCGGGATGCCCGTCGCCAGGCCAAGCTCCCCCAGCGCCTCCGCCGCCGGCAGGCGCGCTTCGGCGGGGCCGTCGCGCAGTACCGCCGCCAGAGGATCGAGCGCCCGGTCGTCGCCGATGCTCCCCAGGAGGCGCACCGTCTCCACGAGCTGGACCACGGCGGGCGGCCGACCGGCCAGGAGCCGCGCCGCCTCCCCCACCAGCCCCGGAACCGCGCGCTCGCGGAACTGCGCGAGGGCACCGGACGCGGCGGCGCGCACCTCGGGGACCGGATCCCCCAGCCGCTCGATCAGGGGACCGAGGGCCGCCTCATCCCCGAGCCGCCCCAGGGAGACGGCCGCGAGACGCCGGACCCGCTCATCCCGGTCCGCGGCCGCGCCCAGGACCGCCTGAAGGGATCGCTCGACCGGGACGAACCCCAGGTCGAAGACGGCGTCGGCGCGCACCTGCGCCTCGTCGTCGACGAGGTCGCGCAGGAGCGCCTCCACGTGGTCCCGCCGGGCCGAGAACCCGCGCACCGTCTTCACCCGCACGTCCGGCCGCCCCACCTCGACGCGGACGCGTCGCCGGCGCTTCTCGGCCTGACGCGGGTCGATGTCGTACGCCAGGTAGTACTGGCTGAGGAACTCCTCTCCCAGGCGCGCGAACAGCCCCGCCAGGTCGCCGCCGGTATAGAGGAGCCGCCCGCCGGTCTCTTCGACGAACCCCTCGAACGGCAGCCAGGAGGTGGCGCTCATGCCCGGGCGGATGCCGTACACCACCGTCTGCGATCGGAAGCAGAGGCGCAGGAGGTCCTGCAGGTAGAGCGACTGGTTGACCGAGCCGCTGCGGCTTATGTCGACGTCGAGACCGTCGCTCACGACCAGGATCACCTTGCGGCCCGGCCGCTCTCTGAGATCTTTCAGGGTCTCCTCGATCGAGCGGAACAGAGCGGTCCCGCCCCAGGCCTTGCCGATCCGGCCCAGGGTCTTCGAGGGATCGCCGGGGTCGGAGGTGAACTTCTGGAGAACGGTGAGCTGGTCGTTGAACCGGGCCACCATGATCTCGTCCTTCGGCCGCAGGCCGGCGAGAAGCGCCTGCGCCGCCTCGCGCACCCGCTTCACCTGCCCCGAC is a window encoding:
- a CDS encoding macro domain-containing protein; amino-acid sequence: MTETIIGRTRLVLVQGDLTLQDTDAIVNAANPGLLVGGGVDGAIHRAGGPGILEECRAIVARIGSCPPGQAVVTGAGRLRARHVIHAVGPVWQGGDRGEDGLLRDVYRNSLDLALSVGARSLAFPCISTGAYRFPPDRAARIALDAVRAFALEHGAPDEVRFVTYGPGNHRIYAGLLDAP
- a CDS encoding aldehyde dehydrogenase family protein is translated as MADTKAAGPRVTYATLAAGQTPEFNKAYDEAVERVKATLGKTHGHFIGAKEIPSKETFADTSPSDTRVVLGHFASGTRADAQTAIVAARKAYESVWRDLPWRERVELIRKAAAVIEKRRFDIAALMGMEVGKNRLEAMGDAQETVDLMTYYCDQVERHQGFELPMERLSEKEDNRDVLRPYGVWVIISPFNFPMALSGGPSAGALLGGNTVVFKPASDTPLTGLALAECYREAGLPTGVFNFVTGPGGSVGEELVTNRDVDGILFTGSREVGFETYRKFARAYPKPCIAEMGGKNPAIVCASADLDAASDGVLKSAFGLQGQKCSACSRIYVHKSVAKAFTEMLVEKTKTIAIGDPVKKENWLGPVINGAARDKYLKFVEMGRQDGRILAGGETLRGEPYDHGFFVRPTIIGGLPKDHRLVHDEMFLPITCLWEFGTLDEALELSNRSDYGLTAGLFSTDDKEIRKFLDRIEAGVVYVNRRAGATTGAWPGINPFGGWKGSGSSGKSSGGPYYVAQFMREQSRTLIRG
- a CDS encoding VWA domain-containing protein, translating into MRRAIPILLAAIAGFPPTIPGFAAESAAPAVPSFREYVRVQERPYLRVGLTVTVIDRQGRPVRGLTRDDFKILEDGVPMELADFGPEGERRDRPLSVAVLLDLSQSMSGQVKRVREAAQALLAGLRPKDEIMVARFNDQLTVLQKFTSDPGDPSKTLGRIGKAWGGTALFRSIEETLKDLRERPGRKVILVVSDGLDVDISRSGSVNQSLYLQDLLRLCFRSQTVVYGIRPGMSATSWLPFEGFVEETGGRLLYTGGDLAGLFARLGEEFLSQYYLAYDIDPRQAEKRRRRVRVEVGRPDVRVKTVRGFSARRDHVEALLRDLVDDEAQVRADAVFDLGFVPVERSLQAVLGAAADRDERVRRLAAVSLGRLGDEAALGPLIERLGDPVPEVRAAASGALAQFRERAVPGLVGEAARLLAGRPPAVVQLVETVRLLGSIGDDRALDPLAAVLRDGPAEARLPAAEALGELGLATGIPALRAALQDPVSGVRLAAARSVVAIAGQTARQVIQAYVDAETDPGTKEAARSLLVP